One Helicobacter pylori NQ4053 genomic region harbors:
- the ftsA gene encoding cell division protein FtsA, which translates to MEHKEIVIGVDIGSRKICAIVAEFKEGILRIIGTAHQDSKEINSKAIKRGRINSLAHASNAIKEVINSAKKMAGLNADEDRNNPISSFRESYYPKTKAIVSFSGAYTESIRDVTGVASTKDNVVTIDEINRAINNACAKAGLDNDKHILHALPYRFTLDKQEVNDPLGMSGTRLEVFIHIVYTEKNNIENLEKIMIQSGVEIENIVINSYAASIATLSNDERELGVACVDMGGETCNLTIYSGNSIRYNKYLPVGSHHLTTDLSHMLNTPFPYAEEVKIKYGDLSFEGGEETPSQNIQIPTTGSDGHESHIVPLSEIQTIMRERALETFKIIHRSIQDSGLEEHLGGGVVLTGGMALMKGIKELARTHFTNYPVRLAAPVEKYNIMGMFEDLKDPRFSVVVGLILYKAGGHTNYERDSKGVIRYHESDDYTRTTHQSSPTPHIHSSPTERNLSDLKAPSTPLNTAKNDDFLPIKPTEQKGFFKSFLDKISKIF; encoded by the coding sequence ATGGAACATAAAGAAATCGTTATAGGGGTTGATATAGGCTCTAGAAAGATTTGCGCGATAGTGGCTGAATTTAAAGAAGGGATTTTGCGCATCATTGGCACCGCCCATCAAGACTCTAAAGAAATCAATTCAAAAGCCATTAAAAGAGGGCGTATCAATAGCCTTGCTCACGCTTCTAACGCCATTAAAGAAGTGATTAATAGCGCTAAAAAAATGGCAGGTTTGAACGCTGATGAAGACAGAAATAACCCCATTTCCTCCTTTAGAGAATCGTATTACCCTAAAACTAAAGCGATTGTTTCTTTTTCTGGGGCTTATACTGAAAGCATTAGAGATGTTACCGGTGTGGCCAGCACCAAAGACAATGTGGTTACTATAGATGAAATCAATCGCGCTATCAATAACGCATGCGCTAAAGCAGGCTTGGATAACGACAAACATATTTTGCATGCCCTCCCTTATCGCTTCACTTTAGACAAACAGGAAGTGAATGACCCCTTAGGAATGAGCGGGACTCGCCTAGAAGTCTTTATCCACATCGTCTATACAGAAAAAAACAACATTGAAAATTTAGAAAAAATCATGATCCAATCTGGAGTAGAGATTGAAAACATTGTGATCAATTCTTATGCAGCCTCGATTGCCACCTTGTCTAATGACGAAAGGGAATTGGGCGTGGCTTGCGTGGATATGGGCGGAGAGACATGCAACCTTACGATTTATAGCGGCAATTCCATACGCTATAACAAATACTTACCCGTAGGCTCTCACCATTTAACCACGGATCTATCGCACATGCTCAACACCCCATTCCCTTACGCTGAAGAAGTTAAGATCAAATACGGGGATCTTTCTTTTGAAGGCGGAGAAGAAACGCCCTCTCAAAATATCCAAATCCCTACCACCGGCTCTGATGGCCATGAAAGCCATATTGTGCCGCTTAGTGAAATCCAAACTATCATGAGGGAAAGGGCTTTAGAAACTTTTAAAATCATCCACAGAAGCATTCAAGATAGCGGATTAGAAGAGCATTTGGGCGGGGGCGTTGTGTTAACCGGTGGGATGGCTTTAATGAAAGGGATCAAAGAACTAGCCAGAACCCATTTCACTAATTACCCGGTGCGTTTGGCGGCCCCTGTGGAAAAATACAATATCATGGGCATGTTTGAAGACTTGAAAGATCCTCGCTTTTCAGTCGTGGTTGGCTTGATTTTATACAAAGCAGGGGGGCATACCAATTATGAAAGAGACTCTAAAGGGGTTATCCGCTACCATGAAAGCGATGATTACACAAGAACAACCCATCAATCAAGCCCTACCCCCCATATCCATTCATCGCCCACAGAAAGGAATTTGAGCGATTTAAAAGCCCCTAGCACTCCTTTAAACACCGCTAAAAACGATGATTTTTTACCTATAAAGCCCACCGAACAAAAAGGTTTTTTTAAAAGTTTCCTTGATAAGATTTCTAAAATCTTTTAA
- the ftsZ gene encoding cell division protein FtsZ has translation MVHQSEMENYNIGQASIEEVSDPAYKGAKIVVIGVGGGGSNMIKHLVEYGVHQDVTPIATNTDGQHLKNNPAPVKILLGKESTGGLGAGGVPDIGRKAAEESANEIREAIKDAKLVIVSTGLGGGTGTGATPTIVKIAKEVGALTIAIVTKPFKYEGSQKSKKAEEGLKELEQSSDSILVIPNDKILLTMKKNASTKECYKEVDDVLVRAVSGISTIITKPGDINVDFSDLKSALGFKGFALMGIGEATGEESAKLAVENAIQSPLLDDASIDGAKSIIVFFEHHPDYPMYAYSQACISIQERANQDVDVKFGQHTSESIPIDHVRVTIIATGAERNSNGAGLESIATPSQPVVKQTRKVGNSDFLRIPTEEELSTPTAIRIQQD, from the coding sequence ATGGTTCATCAATCAGAGATGGAAAATTATAATATTGGTCAAGCGAGCATTGAAGAAGTAAGCGATCCAGCTTATAAAGGGGCTAAGATTGTCGTCATCGGTGTTGGAGGTGGGGGGTCTAACATGATTAAACACCTGGTTGAATACGGCGTGCATCAAGATGTTACCCCCATTGCGACGAACACTGATGGCCAACATCTCAAAAACAATCCCGCTCCGGTTAAAATCCTTTTAGGCAAAGAGTCTACTGGAGGTTTAGGTGCTGGAGGGGTTCCTGATATTGGTAGGAAAGCCGCTGAAGAAAGCGCTAATGAAATTAGAGAAGCGATTAAGGACGCCAAATTAGTCATTGTTTCTACAGGGCTTGGAGGAGGGACTGGGACTGGAGCCACCCCTACTATCGTTAAAATCGCAAAAGAAGTGGGAGCGCTCACGATTGCTATCGTTACTAAGCCTTTCAAATACGAAGGGTCTCAAAAAAGCAAGAAAGCCGAAGAAGGGTTAAAGGAGTTGGAGCAATCTAGCGATTCTATTTTGGTTATCCCTAATGATAAAATTCTTTTGACCATGAAAAAAAACGCCAGCACAAAAGAATGCTATAAAGAAGTTGATGATGTCTTGGTTAGGGCTGTGAGCGGTATTTCTACGATCATCACTAAGCCCGGTGATATTAATGTTGATTTTTCTGATTTAAAAAGCGCTCTTGGTTTTAAAGGCTTTGCGTTAATGGGTATTGGTGAGGCCACTGGCGAAGAATCCGCTAAATTAGCGGTGGAAAATGCGATCCAATCGCCTCTTCTTGATGACGCTTCTATTGATGGGGCTAAGAGCATTATTGTCTTTTTTGAGCACCACCCTGATTATCCTATGTATGCTTATTCTCAAGCTTGCATATCTATTCAAGAACGAGCCAATCAAGATGTTGACGTTAAGTTTGGCCAACACACGAGCGAGAGTATCCCCATTGATCATGTGCGCGTTACTATCATTGCAACCGGTGCTGAAAGAAACAGCAATGGAGCGGGTTTGGAATCTATCGCTACGCCTTCTCAGCCTGTGGTGAAACAAACAAGAAAAGTGGGTAATAGCGATTTTTTAAGAATCCCCACTGAAGAAGAACTATCCACGCCCACAGCCATAAGGATCCAGCAAGATTAA
- a CDS encoding vWA domain-containing protein: protein MALDLSKYTMKERFIPVFLLLDTSGSMSHSLGNGTRIGVLNLCIQKMIETLKQEAKKELFSKMAIVTFGGNGAVLHTPFDDIKNINFKPLSASGGTPLDQVFRLAKDLIEDKDTFPTKFYKPYSILVSDGEPNNDKWREPLFNFHHDGRSAKSVCWSIFIGDRDANPQVNKDFGKDGVFYADDVEKLVKLFEIMTQTISKGSASIKKLNWIPDE, encoded by the coding sequence ATGGCATTAGATTTAAGTAAATACACTATGAAAGAACGCTTTATTCCAGTATTTTTATTGTTAGATACGAGTGGTTCAATGAGTCATTCTTTGGGTAATGGCACACGCATTGGAGTGCTTAATCTTTGCATTCAAAAAATGATAGAAACTCTAAAGCAAGAAGCTAAAAAAGAGTTATTTAGCAAAATGGCTATTGTTACTTTTGGCGGAAATGGCGCGGTTTTGCACACGCCCTTTGATGATATAAAAAACATCAATTTTAAGCCTTTAAGCGCGAGTGGTGGCACCCCTTTAGATCAAGTGTTTAGATTGGCTAAGGATCTTATTGAAGATAAAGACACTTTCCCTACTAAATTCTATAAACCTTATAGCATTTTAGTTTCGGATGGTGAGCCAAATAATGATAAGTGGCGAGAGCCTTTGTTTAACTTCCACCATGATGGGAGAAGCGCTAAAAGTGTGTGTTGGAGCATTTTTATTGGCGATAGAGATGCCAACCCGCAAGTTAATAAGGATTTTGGCAAAGATGGCGTATTTTACGCAGATGATGTGGAAAAGTTAGTGAAGTTGTTTGAAATCATGACCCAAACCATTAGCAAGGGTTCTGCTTCAATTAAAAAGTTGAACTGGATTCCAGATGAATGA
- a CDS encoding protein phosphatase 2C domain-containing protein gives MRDFKAFGASIRGTYHVHARLPNQDAFLIRKNQKGLLLVLCDGLGSKRDSQIGAKKLCESVEKALNAIDIQGCNLALLNKVIFSIWECLLYPFEVRNALSTLQLVFIGKEKAFIGKVGDGLLAVLGKEHRLLREDKQDLAHFTTPFDRNTLLTWEVLESKKIDALFLCTDGLDESLIDARRLDFVKDIISEFKHKKRHQKSAMRS, from the coding sequence ATGAGAGATTTTAAAGCGTTTGGGGCTTCTATTAGGGGAACATACCATGTGCATGCTAGATTGCCTAATCAAGACGCTTTTTTAATCAGAAAAAATCAAAAGGGGTTATTGCTTGTTTTGTGCGATGGTTTAGGGAGTAAAAGAGATTCACAAATTGGGGCTAAAAAATTGTGCGAGAGCGTAGAAAAAGCCTTAAATGCTATTGATATACAAGGTTGCAATTTAGCGTTATTGAATAAAGTTATTTTTAGTATTTGGGAGTGTCTGCTCTATCCTTTTGAAGTTCGCAATGCGCTAAGCACTCTGCAACTGGTTTTTATCGGCAAAGAAAAGGCGTTTATAGGTAAAGTGGGTGATGGGTTGTTGGCTGTTTTAGGAAAAGAACATAGACTATTAAGAGAGGATAAGCAAGATTTAGCGCATTTCACAACACCTTTTGATCGCAATACGCTTTTAACCTGGGAAGTCTTAGAGAGTAAAAAGATTGATGCGTTATTCTTATGCACGGATGGATTAGATGAAAGCTTAATAGATGCAAGACGCTTGGATTTTGTTAAGGACATAATTAGTGAATTTAAACACAAAAAAAGGCATCAAAAAAGTGCTATGCGCTCTTAA